The following is a genomic window from Prunus persica cultivar Lovell chromosome G7, Prunus_persica_NCBIv2, whole genome shotgun sequence.
ATAGTAGACCTCGATAAGCAGTTGTATGGCATAATCAACATATTCTAATGTATAAAGTAAAATAGAAAGAGGTTATGTCTGTGGGAACACAGATGTTTGCATCCACAACGTCatcatcaattttaattttcaacaaaTAGACAAtggtattaattaattgaagcTTGTAATAATAAACCTTTACTCTTCTTTTAGCTACATATAATTTCCATTACTAAACTCAAACTGAGAGGATTATTTCACAGTAAAAATATTCAAGATATATCATTGAAGGGCATGCATCCCTTATACTCCTCAGCCTGTTTCAAAACTAAAAGGACCAATCCCAATCCCCACGGAGATTGTAAAGATTTTGACACTCCCACACTCCTTGGAAACAAACTTAGGACCTACAGAAGTTCCATTGTTATAAATAGTACTCAAAGGAAGTTTGAGTTGACAATCCACCTTTGGGGGCTTGAAGTAGGCAGTCTTGATCTTACCATACCTAGCCTTTATCCGTTGAGCCAGCTTCACATCAATATTGTAAACCCTAGCACTTGTTTCCGAGTTAAACCGAGAAAGCTCCTTTCCCCCAAGCACCACCACTTGCTGCCCTTGAAGCACAAAACGCACCATGGTTGTGTTCTTGTGGCCCTGGTAAAATGGAGTGGAAGTGGTGTTGACCAATGCAAACCTCTTTTTCCCATAGTTGCCAATGGCTTGGATCCGATTGTAATATACACCGACCTTTTTGTTAGGATTTCTTATGGATACGTTGAGGGCGAGGTTGTAGTATAGAGTGTTGTTGGTGGTGTTGGTGATGCTGGTGTTGGTGAGATTGAATTGGGTCAACGAGGCATCGGTGACGGTGAATTTGAGCTCCTGAGGTTGAAAGATCAAccagaagatgatgatggcGACAATGAAAAGAATGAAGGCGAGGATGGAGTAGTAGAAGATCCAGAAGAAGCAAGAGAAGTTGCACCAGCGGCTTTGCCTTCCATTACGCATGGCTGCTGCTAGCTGAGAATAAAGAGAAGACTAATATGCTGAGAAGAATGATTGGGTCGTGTTATATACTTGTGAATgatttaaatcataaaagatcGAAGTTACTTGTGAACTTCCAATGGTCGGCCGCATTGACAATGAAGGTACATGCTTCCTCTTAACTTCCAATGTCATTGACTTGGGTATCGTTGACAATGAGGGGCAAGCTCCAGATAAGATTTGAAGAAAATCTTTTACAATTGGTGACGTTTATGAAATAGTCAATTTAAATGGCTGTtggttgattttaaaaaaatgacattGCACATCAATTTAAATGCTAGTACGTCTAGGTCTTGGTCTAGTAGTATTTTCAATGTTggcagagagaaagaaaaaaaaaagagccaaCTAGctagaagagagaagagaaaaaaaaaatcaccagatgacaagagagaagaaaactgGCGgagagaaagaataaaaaaacagagagaggagagaaggaaaggagagagaagagaagaataaaaaaagaaaggaagaggagagagaagagtgaactcaggaagaggaagaacagATGTGAACTGTTTGAAATCAATCGCACGGTCAAAAATTCAATTACATAACGAATCCGCATTGTGGGACTTCGCAATGGAAAAgcacccatatatatatatatatttctaaaAGGAATATGTTGCCCACTTCAAACTTTTCCTTTTTAGTCATATTACTACACCACATCAACGCATTTTTGGAGTAACTGCGTGAGATCTGCCAATGGGAACTTCCAAAACATTTTCTTGGGCATAGAAAAACTAGGAAAATTACTGAAAGTTTTGGAAACGCAACCACTCTTTGTCTATCTGCGAGACGACTCATTTTTAGGATAGGGCATTGAGCAAGAGTTTAGGCCCCAATCAAACATTTCTTCAGATGCTTCAACTTGGATGTGATATTTGATGACGTGCTTAAATGTTTAGAAACattatgaaattgagtttAGGCCAGTTGGTTAGGGGCTCGGGTGGAACCACATTGTGGGCTCTAGTGGACTGTAGCTCAaggataaaaataaatcaaacctATATAGCCCAGTTTGTGAACctgtaaataaaaatacacaatTTCATTTCTTGCCAACACTAATACACATAGTTAGGAGTAATTTTTGGTTTAGAGGTCTTCTACATTTGTAGTTGATGTCAAAGATTGTTCCACGTTTGTATCAGGTGTCAAATATTGTCCCAACACCAATTAATTAAGGGTAAAGTCTTTAGCCCCAACTCTCCCATTTTAAGCTTTTTCATTGATTTGTCTCCAATCTCCAAACAAGAAGCATTTTTCTAAATGAAATTCACCATTTTGCGAATAATACGGCTctaattctatttttttctgtATTTCGAATAAGCttggtttatatgatttaatgtataattttatttctagaaaaattataaaagttGTaagtaccccaaaaaaaagaaaaaaaaaagatccttatattttaagctaataactttagctaGCCACTTCTTGTTCCACCCTTGGTTAGGGGAATGCCTATTTTCTTGCCCCCAAGTTCGAATCTCCCGCCCcatagattagattaatttagactatcgcttgtataattAAAAACTTTATAGAGAAAAGTAATGTTCCTACACTCATTATCAGAAGAGAACAACGATTCTTTAGTACATAAGTCTGATGGAGCAAGAGACCACCATAAGTCCCTACGCCATACAAACTGAGTAGCAACCAACACAAGATGAGCCTCCTTGAGAATAACTTTTTTCATGTAATAAATGAGAATCTAATCTCTATATGTGCTTAACCAGAGCCATGAAAACTTGATGAGGAAGAAACACATGCAGATTGTACTCATTTTTGCTGTCGTGGTTGGTAATAAGACTAAGCACCTATTCTAAAGATCACAAAACCTCTTGTAGACCGTGTTCTAAAAATCCCCTGCCCAATAATCTGCATCAAAATAGGCATTGAGTTCTGTTATTTTCCAATGCATGTACACAATTGTTTTCTACTAGAATATACAAGCACTAGGACGAAAAGTTAGTTATTACTTAACGACAGTTTAAATGTACTTAACAACGgtttaaatgaaatccaacaagCTAATATAAACCGATCAAGATAGAGATATATTGCAAAATCATATTCATATAACCTACTATATATAAACTGAAAAAACTATATAAAATGTTCTTGTTTGCTTTAGAACATTGATTTGGCCTACCTTCCACGAGGTCTTGAGATGACTCAAATGTACAAATCACACCTTTATCCCCGAACTAGTGCTTCCAACCTGCGCAGAGATGAGATTATTCTTAAAGTTAAATAAAGGTTTGAATTCCACACAAAAAGCatatatttgattaattacTTCAAAGGTCTAATTTCAAGCTAACCCTAAaggaaatttctttttactagCCAGTGCAGGGTTTCAATCAAGGTTTCTAGCTTGACTCAGGATATCTCTCTGTAATTGCCATAATATTTATAAGTGAGCACAAAAAGAACTGTAAGCTAAACCGAACCTTTTTGCAATCTGTACTCTCAAATTTTTCAGAAGCTTTTTCCTTGGAATTCAACAAAGGAACCTTCAATTTGCATTCTTCCTTGTACTCGTTGTAAATTTCAACCTTACCAGCTCTGCTCATAACCTTAATCTTGAGCTTCAAAACGATTTCGAAAACCGAACCACTCTTAAGGTTGGACGCTGCATCGCCCTTAAGAGACACCGATTTCTGCCCTTTGAACACTAGAGGTGTCAATGCAGATGTGTTCTTCTTCGCTACTTCAAATGAGCTCAAAGAAACTTCATTTAAATCCTCGTCACCGTAAGAGGGAACAGCTATAAATTTTTCATATCTGTAGTCAGAATATTTGTTAGGATTTTCAACACTCATGTTGGCGGCTAGATTGTATTCTAGGTTGTTGCCAGACCCCATGCTAAACTGGCTCAATGAGGCATCCGTCACCTTGTAGCGCGCTTCTAACGACGgccctaatttttctttaagcaCGAAAAGAACAATCAGGCCCAcgatgaaaaataataagagGAGGaggcagcagcaacagcaacatTTTTTCGAACTCATGGTTGAATAGAGATCTAGAGATGTTTTGATGAATATAATGCTAAACAAGTCCAAGacaattcttttattttgttttttctttttcttttcgcgCGTTGCGCTAGAACACCAGCCCTCAAACCAAACCTGGATTTAGATTAAGAATTTTTAACcaccaagaaaaagaaggccGGTTAACCAGAGATTGTGCATATCAGAGGTATATATGAATGTGCATAGTTAGTAAGTACACgtaatatatgtgtattttTGAAACATGCATCCCGTTTTAGTTGATGCAATTTTTAAGAGTAGCTAGTTTTGAGGCCGACCATACAATTTAGGTGTGAAGGTACCTTATCCTGAAAAGCCCCAAAATAGAACACGTAAAAATCTCAAGCTTTTAGAATGTAACTTGTTCTTTTAGTTTTATGCAATGggaaactttcttttttcagtcAACGCTTGACCAGTCAACTCACATTTGAGTACTAGGTCCAGTCTGACTTGATGAACATGATCAACCAAGCCAATCTTGCAAACCCTTGCGAACACAAATATAAAGATTGCAAATCAATGTAGATTACTTGctatttgattaaaataagATTGCAAATCATTGTAGACTTCTTTCTATTTAGTTAAAACCTTTGCTCTAATCCTGTATGATATCAGAGTAGACTTGAATGCGCGTTAAGCTCAAGAGACGAGACGACATATGTCAAGGGGCATGGTTCTCACCATTTCGACGTTAGAAAATGTAAGTTCTTGCATTTGTGCTAGACTGGTTTTGGGTAGGAGGCTCTAATTGCAAAGAATTTTAGCTTATGCTAATAACGTCAATTATTCTAGAAGACTTGTAAGTTGAATACAAAACTACAGCACACATACCATTAAGCCTAATACATAACTAACAAGAACAACAACCCGCAtctcaaatttaatattattctACTAGATTTTACagatttcaactttttttcaacgatccataTTCTCATGGTCATTTACGTTGGTGTTGATCACTCAATCATTTGCTCCACCTTGTAGCCATTTCAGCATTGGGGTTAGCTTGCACAGCTTCAATCCTCTTGGTGGGAGATGCCAATTCTGTTCCTCAATGATCTGCATGGAAGAACTTGTTAAGTAGAGAAATATAACATATTGATTTGGGAAAAAGGCAGAAGATGTCCAAAGGCAACTTGAAATACAAAGCTCGAATGAATTTACCATCTCTCTGTCTTGCATATCATAAAGGGCAACTATGACACCTCCTCAACACTCGCAGCTTCTCCTTAGCTTTCTGGGCCCTGCTCtgaattctcatttgcatTTCGTCAAAGTACTGCAAAACCATCTCAATTAGATAAAAGATTTAAGGATGCATAATCGTGCGGTTTGTGAATCTGCAGTTTGCAAAGTAAAGATGCATAATGTGATCAATAGCATCTTTTACAGAACATAGGCCTATTATTAAATGTGCAGTCACGCACAAACATATACGaaaatagtattattattttgcgAGATTGTGAATCAAAATCGCTATCGAACATAACATTCTACTCCAAATACAGACCTCAAAATTTATTAGAAAGCATTTGTTCCATTGCTAAGTGCTACAATGAGAAATTAACTGCAAGAATTACCTGTTGCTTTCGTTTCCTCTCGAGCTCTGCCTGTTCATGTTAACCCGATCAGCAAGAGCAAATAAttacaagaaacaaaagaaggcAGAAAGCTTTTGACGCATCAAAATGTTTCCCATGTCATTACCAGCGCCTGTTTAAGGTGTGCATTCTCCTCTCTTAACTGGTTTAGTTCCGCTTCCAATTCAACTGTGTATGCCTGTAAAAGCAGCACATATCACTAAAAAggaaattgaccaaaaaaaaaaaaatcactaaaaaggaaatttttgCCATGATTCTTCTTgaaagaataataaaacagTTTCTTCCAATTCAAGCGTGTCCACCAAAATCCTACATGATTCAAAATTTCGATTGCGGGTTCAACTGCTTACCTAGCAGTTCACAAACTGCTTCGTACTGAATTTGGTAGAAAATCATATTCATCAACTACCTATCTGGTCTACTTTGTTAAGAGCTTGTAGAAGCTAGCAGCTTTGCCGATATGCGTACGACAgcattgaaaaaattgaataataaattaaagctGCTGCTCAATCCATCTATAACAACCGGGGATAATGCA
Proteins encoded in this region:
- the LOC18769987 gene encoding NDR1/HIN1-like protein 2, whose product is MSSKKCCCCCCLLLLLFFIVGLIVLFVLKEKLGPSLEARYKVTDASLSQFSMGSGNNLEYNLAANMSVENPNKYSDYRYEKFIAVPSYGDEDLNEVSLSSFEVAKKNTSALTPLVFKGQKSVSLKGDAASNLKSGSVFEIVLKLKIKVMSRAGKVEIYNEYKEECKLKVPLLNSKEKASEKFESTDCKKVGSTSSGIKV
- the LOC18770449 gene encoding NDR1/HIN1-like protein 10, whose amino-acid sequence is MRNGRQSRWCNFSCFFWIFYYSILAFILFIVAIIIFWLIFQPQELKFTVTDASLTQFNLTNTSITNTTNNTLYYNLALNVSIRNPNKKVGVYYNRIQAIGNYGKKRFALVNTTSTPFYQGHKNTTMVRFVLQGQQVVVLGGKELSRFNSETSARVYNIDVKLAQRIKARYGKIKTAYFKPPKVDCQLKLPLSTIYNNGTSVGPKFVSKECGSVKIFTISVGIGIGPFSFETG